In Streptomyces sp. NBC_00306, a single genomic region encodes these proteins:
- a CDS encoding polymorphic toxin-type HINT domain-containing protein codes for MTRLRGSNVAKVIGVAVALVIAVSSLAVAGVGFPLFPEAPAAAKGPGQRWGSAEGRSHEAGGPGNSQAPESMRSKYPLTQQMSARPAAGRNTAEVVAPPAPKVKGFDRKTSREILSERDARSRTYANEDGTQTSELSTTPINYRDNSGTWRPIDAGLVEQNGGWANTADSVGLRISERADAQQLATVTFPSGESFGYGLSGAAAVEGSAEGSRVAYDSVLPSTDLWLDSQAGGVKETLVLRSTTAPTGFVFPLTLTDLTARAVGGTIVLADTEGRTKAVIPAGFMEDAKGAVSHAVHYELIQQGGGQALKVTADAGWLADPDRAFPVRIDPSVDTTAASTSMYVRNGGASVVGSSELQVGKGPNGATYSFLGFPGLDEELRRHRIFGAQLQVVNFDSASCKPRAVSVHPVTESWTAGTGTSYPGPSVGGSLASKSYAYGHIGFGQSQSACPAAGELYDLGKGGRDLVQRWVDGTQPNYGLSLRASASDSLAFKKFTGHSTANPPKLFVTHSPYSASYSFPKPVPDPPVLQNQAGKVKVTVTNKGAETWTPGTYYLAYRAYNSKGKLVTQQRAGSLPGNLAYGAKATVDATIKALPPGAYMLDFTMVRQGGKVFTDEQVPPGRLTLQVFDIAPVVKEQFPPNGYQAQTLTPQLWAAGVDIDAPAGSQLQYKYEICESDKDGKPTGCTTSAYQTASAYPVPAGRLKWGKTYLWRGFVKDASNEVPTAQIALVAAVPQPEITSRLSEAQGKEFDPNVGNFTSAAIDASVTNVGPELTLVRTYNSLDPRRDLAFGAGWSTRYDMRLTADDDGTGNVLIRYPDGQDVRFGKNSDGTFAPPPGRFAKLTYDATTSTYKLQDKSGTTYDFSSSGLLTRITDKSSNVVTYTYSSGKISTALHARSGRSLTFTWTGAHVTKVSTNAVNGAPLSWTYTYTGDLLDKVCDPEGGCTQYTHGTGSHYGTTVLDSRPQSYWRLGEAEGAAANSTIEANLGKDRGTYTNVTLGAAGAITGDPGTAAGFNGSTSRVDLPTGTLKKSRDAAVEVWFKTFAGGVGGPLVGYQNKAWGTTPTTGVPMLYVGTDGLLRGQFSTGTVAPITDITKYVNDGKWHHAVLSASGSTQTLYLDGKLSGTITGKQLVQGDLTYNQIGAANATTPASWPGWGATVGKSFAGTIDDVAVYHHPLGTAAVAGHYREGNRASSVLTKTTLPSGRIASEVQYDTSRDRVEEYTDRNGGTWKIGTPAVFGNDKDLRRTIEVHDPLDAPYFYEYDGMTARMLRLGEPMALGAREPATPSPTPSGTDPPEQICTQPDPGDPAFCTNPPGDGGGEPDFIRHPVDGVAIRLFEYDDNGYQTGIVSENGDKVTLGYDNRGNVTSRKTCRAKDDCQTAYTTYPAAAGDFDLRGDQPTETRDGRSSGPTDNRFRTQYQYNTAGALTLQTAPDNGTVKHTYTTGAEQAVGGGNTPTGLPLTTTDPRGKITRYQYFTSGDLAQVTQPSGAIVKFTYDTLGRKLTETAISDAQPAGVTTTIAYDKLSRVTSTTDPAATNVVTLGKHQQKTVSTYDGDGNVVRTEVSDVLGGDATRVMTFEIDDHGRPEKAIDAEGSETTYTYDVLGNKTSMVDAGGNKFSYDYTARNMMAETRLHDWEDDGGNDDYTVLQSYAYDMGGRVVRHTDSMGRSLRYQYYGDDLIKSITLKDFRNPDGTKRDIVVESNTYDGAGNVLTETGDNGKLVTQYTYDAVGRQKTEVTDPTGLARRTTYTYDLAGNVETTASSGQPSNVPWPTGVSAETVRYVYDDAGNAKQEIIENGSDSRTTAYEYDQRGLIKAKTDPAGNRTDYAFDELGRPLSVTAPTVQTESNGSAPIASRPTTYTGYDTFGAVTESVDALGNTNRTTYDKLGRAVTSTAPSYTPPGSAEPVTPTTTNAYDPLGNVVESTDPLGRVTKFTYDRQNRMTVKDVPVGTGDDRAQWKYTYTRTGQALTVTDPNGARAETTYDDLDRPVTTTQIERKPVPGAFTTRIEYDDAGNVVKQTAPGGGISNFTYDSLGQMTRMVDPSGVVSQLGYDMSGRTVRETDGLGRTSAKLYDRLGQLIEDADLDATDRQLRKVRYGYDNAGNLTSSTDPLNRVTTFAYDALNRLTGQTEPVSATKSITTSFGYDALGNRTRYTDGRGNKTIYTVNTLGLSESVIEPSTARDPSLDARTWTTAYDKLGQAVKLTAPGGVVREREYGKAGELVRETGSGAEVATPEKTFRYDSAGRLTKASSPKGDNSYEYNDRGALLKADGPSGKAEYEYNNDGQLVSRTDASGTASFSYVKQQLKTATDPLTGVAQSYGYDNAGAIKQVNYAAGQSRSFTYDDLGRLDTDTVKNSGGGTVAATDYGYDSDDHMTSKTTVGTSKAGENTYGYDDAGRLTSWTGDGQTTQYDWDDSGNRVKNGAKTSTFDERNRLLSDGDYTYDHTPRGTLSSRTSSGLTENFTFDAFDRMTKAGESETQYTYDSLDRVASRNGTDFSYAGLSPDPVKDNSSTYGRGAADELLSIAEGTGPAQLSVTDKHGDVVGDMSPTNGAAASLTRSTAYDPFGQTLGTGDVTGNAGYQGDYTDPDTDQVNMGARWYDPGTGAFDSRDSYTYASGASILANRYTYGAGSPMDYTDPDGHWPSCGWCKKAGNWVAKKASQGASYVYKGARAVKNAVVYAVRHPGAALRNTLNFVGKAASWAYRKSGLKTVVDNVVRAAKWVGQKTGFTQWAREKAAQARKAAYQAKVYVTQKAKAAASYVAKHNPIPEIVAATKPLLAVAKAIVTADPNLPAILVSATRDVIADVAKVTNAIRDAVVEQVGSVVETVTNAVDWGAVWEGVKTVGNVVGEVTGFNDIKNCVTKGDMEACAWAVATVAGLALGGAGAGLVRAAKAGRMMSKAAKYADDIGKAAKKLEETADKVETAVGCVSTAADVASLASGNSFTAGTKVVMADGTRKPIEEIKPGESVLATDPTTGETSKQEVTDTIKGKGLKKLVKLTVDTDGEKGEATDTITATAGHPFWVPSLKKWLKAGELKPGQWLQTGAGSWVQVDAVQAWTQQAAVYNLTVDTAHTYYVAAGDAPVLVHNCGWSELASYRAREGMPARGSADDTFTAARLQIDGQVFFGRNAHGRPVGIRVNAQTKTHAEADVFQQAKDAGATGARAVLHVDRDFCRSCGATGGVGSLMRGLGVDELLVHSPSGIFTINAVRRPSTPRPLG; via the coding sequence ATGACCAGGCTGCGCGGCAGCAATGTCGCGAAGGTCATCGGCGTCGCCGTCGCCCTGGTGATCGCCGTGAGTTCGCTCGCCGTCGCCGGTGTCGGCTTCCCCCTCTTCCCGGAGGCGCCCGCCGCCGCCAAGGGTCCTGGCCAGCGCTGGGGAAGTGCCGAGGGGCGCAGCCACGAGGCGGGCGGTCCCGGCAACAGCCAGGCCCCCGAGTCGATGCGGTCCAAGTACCCGCTGACGCAGCAGATGTCGGCGCGGCCCGCCGCCGGGCGGAACACCGCCGAGGTCGTCGCGCCGCCCGCACCGAAGGTCAAGGGCTTCGACCGGAAGACCAGCCGGGAGATCCTCTCCGAGCGCGACGCGCGCAGCCGCACCTACGCCAACGAGGACGGCACGCAGACCAGCGAGCTGTCGACCACGCCCATCAACTACCGCGACAACAGCGGCACGTGGCGTCCGATCGACGCCGGCCTGGTCGAGCAGAACGGCGGCTGGGCCAACACCGCCGACTCCGTGGGCCTGCGCATCTCCGAGCGCGCCGACGCCCAGCAGCTCGCCACCGTCACCTTCCCCTCGGGTGAGTCCTTCGGCTACGGACTGAGCGGAGCAGCCGCTGTCGAGGGCAGCGCCGAGGGCAGCCGCGTCGCGTACGACAGCGTCCTGCCGAGCACCGATCTGTGGCTCGACTCGCAGGCGGGCGGGGTCAAGGAGACACTCGTCCTCCGCTCGACGACCGCCCCCACCGGCTTCGTCTTCCCGCTCACGCTCACCGATCTCACCGCCCGTGCCGTCGGCGGAACGATTGTGCTGGCGGACACCGAGGGCCGTACCAAGGCCGTCATCCCGGCCGGTTTCATGGAGGACGCCAAGGGCGCCGTCTCGCACGCCGTCCACTACGAACTGATCCAGCAGGGCGGTGGCCAGGCCCTGAAGGTGACCGCCGACGCCGGCTGGCTCGCCGACCCCGACCGCGCCTTCCCGGTCCGTATCGACCCCTCCGTCGACACGACCGCGGCATCCACCTCGATGTACGTCAGGAACGGCGGCGCCTCGGTCGTCGGTTCCAGCGAACTCCAGGTCGGCAAGGGCCCGAACGGCGCCACGTACTCGTTCCTCGGTTTCCCGGGGCTCGACGAGGAGCTGCGGCGCCACCGCATCTTCGGTGCGCAGCTCCAGGTCGTGAACTTCGACTCGGCCTCCTGCAAGCCGCGGGCCGTCTCCGTGCATCCGGTGACCGAGTCCTGGACGGCCGGGACCGGCACCTCCTACCCGGGCCCGTCGGTCGGCGGTTCGCTCGCCTCGAAGTCCTACGCATACGGCCACATCGGCTTCGGCCAGTCGCAGTCCGCGTGCCCGGCCGCCGGTGAGCTGTACGACTTGGGCAAGGGCGGCCGCGACCTGGTGCAGCGCTGGGTGGACGGTACGCAGCCCAACTACGGTCTGTCGCTGCGCGCGTCGGCTTCCGACTCGCTCGCGTTCAAGAAGTTCACCGGTCACTCCACGGCCAACCCGCCGAAGCTGTTCGTGACGCACTCGCCCTACAGCGCCTCGTACTCCTTCCCCAAGCCCGTCCCCGACCCGCCCGTCCTGCAGAACCAGGCCGGCAAGGTCAAGGTCACGGTCACCAACAAGGGCGCGGAGACCTGGACGCCGGGCACGTACTACCTCGCGTACCGGGCCTACAACTCCAAGGGCAAGCTGGTCACCCAGCAGCGCGCGGGCAGTCTCCCCGGCAACCTCGCCTACGGGGCGAAGGCGACCGTCGACGCCACGATCAAGGCTCTGCCGCCGGGCGCCTACATGCTCGACTTCACGATGGTGCGCCAGGGCGGCAAGGTCTTCACCGACGAGCAGGTGCCTCCGGGCCGCCTCACGCTCCAGGTCTTCGACATCGCTCCGGTGGTCAAGGAGCAGTTCCCGCCCAACGGTTACCAGGCCCAGACGCTCACGCCGCAGCTCTGGGCGGCCGGTGTCGACATCGACGCGCCGGCCGGGTCGCAGCTCCAGTACAAGTACGAGATCTGTGAGTCGGACAAGGACGGCAAGCCGACCGGCTGCACCACCTCCGCCTATCAGACGGCTTCGGCTTATCCGGTCCCGGCCGGGCGGCTGAAGTGGGGCAAGACCTATCTGTGGCGCGGCTTCGTGAAGGACGCCTCCAACGAGGTGCCGACCGCGCAGATCGCCCTGGTGGCGGCCGTCCCCCAGCCCGAGATCACCTCCCGCCTCTCCGAGGCGCAGGGCAAGGAGTTCGACCCCAACGTCGGCAACTTCACCAGCGCGGCCATCGACGCGTCGGTCACCAACGTGGGCCCCGAGCTGACCCTCGTGCGGACGTACAACAGCCTCGACCCGCGCCGTGACCTCGCCTTCGGCGCCGGCTGGTCCACCCGCTACGACATGCGGCTGACCGCGGACGACGACGGAACCGGCAATGTCCTCATCCGCTACCCGGACGGCCAGGACGTCCGCTTCGGCAAGAACTCGGACGGCACCTTCGCGCCGCCGCCGGGCCGCTTCGCCAAACTGACGTACGACGCGACCACCAGCACCTACAAGCTCCAGGACAAGTCCGGTACGACCTACGACTTCAGCTCGAGCGGCCTGCTGACGAGGATCACGGACAAGTCCTCCAACGTCGTCACCTACACCTACTCCAGCGGCAAGATCTCGACCGCGCTGCACGCCCGCAGCGGTCGCTCACTGACCTTCACGTGGACCGGCGCGCATGTCACCAAGGTGTCCACGAACGCCGTCAACGGAGCCCCGCTGAGCTGGACGTACACCTACACCGGCGATCTGCTGGACAAGGTCTGCGACCCCGAGGGCGGCTGCACCCAGTACACCCACGGCACGGGCAGCCACTACGGCACCACCGTCCTCGACTCCCGCCCCCAGTCGTACTGGCGGCTCGGCGAGGCGGAGGGCGCGGCGGCGAACAGCACCATCGAGGCCAACCTCGGCAAGGACCGCGGCACCTACACCAACGTCACCCTGGGCGCGGCCGGCGCCATCACCGGCGATCCCGGCACCGCCGCCGGCTTCAACGGCTCCACCTCACGCGTCGACCTGCCCACCGGCACCCTGAAGAAGAGCCGTGACGCGGCGGTCGAGGTGTGGTTCAAGACCTTCGCGGGCGGCGTCGGCGGACCGCTCGTCGGCTACCAGAACAAGGCGTGGGGCACGACGCCGACCACCGGTGTCCCGATGCTGTACGTCGGCACGGACGGCCTGTTGCGCGGCCAGTTCTCGACCGGCACCGTCGCCCCGATCACCGACATCACCAAGTACGTCAACGACGGCAAGTGGCACCATGCCGTGCTGTCCGCGTCCGGCTCCACGCAGACCCTGTACCTGGACGGCAAGCTGTCCGGAACGATCACCGGAAAGCAGCTGGTCCAGGGTGATCTGACGTACAACCAGATCGGCGCGGCCAACGCGACCACGCCCGCCTCCTGGCCGGGCTGGGGCGCCACCGTAGGCAAGTCCTTCGCCGGCACCATCGACGATGTCGCCGTCTACCACCACCCCCTCGGCACCGCCGCCGTCGCCGGTCACTACCGCGAGGGCAACCGCGCGTCGTCCGTGCTGACGAAGACGACCCTGCCGTCCGGACGCATCGCTTCCGAGGTGCAGTACGACACCTCCCGCGACCGTGTCGAGGAGTACACCGACCGCAACGGCGGCACCTGGAAGATCGGCACCCCCGCGGTTTTCGGCAACGACAAGGATCTGCGCCGCACGATCGAGGTCCACGACCCGCTGGACGCCCCGTACTTCTACGAGTACGACGGTATGACGGCACGCATGCTGCGACTGGGCGAGCCGATGGCGCTCGGCGCGCGCGAGCCCGCCACCCCGTCGCCGACCCCGTCCGGCACCGATCCGCCCGAGCAGATCTGCACCCAGCCCGACCCGGGTGACCCGGCCTTCTGCACCAATCCGCCCGGTGACGGCGGTGGCGAGCCGGACTTCATCCGGCACCCCGTCGACGGCGTGGCGATCAGGCTGTTCGAGTACGACGACAACGGCTACCAGACCGGGATCGTCAGCGAGAACGGTGACAAGGTCACCCTCGGGTACGACAACCGCGGCAATGTCACCAGCAGGAAGACGTGCCGGGCCAAGGACGACTGTCAGACGGCCTACACCACGTACCCGGCGGCAGCAGGCGACTTCGACCTGAGAGGCGACCAGCCGACCGAGACCCGCGACGGACGCTCGTCGGGGCCTACGGACAACCGCTTCCGCACGCAGTACCAGTACAACACCGCCGGTGCGCTCACCCTTCAGACCGCGCCCGACAACGGCACCGTCAAGCACACCTACACCACCGGCGCCGAGCAGGCCGTGGGTGGCGGCAACACCCCCACCGGTCTGCCGCTGACGACGACCGACCCCCGCGGCAAGATCACCCGCTATCAGTACTTCACCAGCGGTGACCTGGCACAGGTGACCCAGCCGTCGGGCGCGATCGTCAAGTTCACCTATGACACGCTCGGTCGCAAGCTCACCGAGACGGCAATCTCTGACGCGCAGCCGGCAGGCGTCACCACGACGATCGCCTACGACAAGCTCTCCCGCGTCACGTCCACCACCGATCCTGCTGCCACCAACGTGGTCACGCTGGGCAAGCACCAGCAGAAGACCGTCAGCACGTACGACGGCGACGGAAATGTGGTGCGCACAGAGGTCAGTGACGTGCTGGGCGGCGACGCCACCCGGGTCATGACGTTCGAGATCGACGACCACGGACGCCCGGAGAAGGCGATCGACGCCGAGGGCAGCGAAACGACGTACACCTACGACGTACTCGGCAACAAGACGTCGATGGTCGACGCGGGCGGCAACAAGTTCAGCTACGACTACACGGCCCGCAACATGATGGCCGAGACGCGTCTGCACGACTGGGAGGACGACGGCGGCAACGACGACTACACGGTGCTCCAGTCGTACGCGTACGACATGGGCGGCCGCGTGGTCCGGCACACCGACTCCATGGGCCGGTCGCTGAGATACCAGTACTACGGCGACGACCTCATCAAGTCGATCACGCTCAAGGACTTCCGCAACCCGGACGGCACCAAGCGGGACATCGTCGTCGAGTCCAACACCTACGACGGCGCCGGGAACGTCCTCACGGAGACCGGCGACAACGGCAAGCTCGTCACGCAGTACACCTATGACGCGGTCGGCCGCCAGAAGACCGAGGTCACGGACCCGACCGGGCTCGCCCGCCGCACCACCTACACCTATGACCTGGCCGGCAACGTGGAGACCACCGCCTCCAGCGGCCAGCCCTCCAACGTGCCGTGGCCGACCGGTGTATCCGCGGAGACGGTCCGCTATGTCTACGACGACGCGGGCAACGCCAAGCAGGAGATCATCGAGAACGGATCCGACTCCCGCACCACGGCCTACGAGTACGACCAGCGCGGTCTGATCAAGGCGAAGACCGACCCGGCGGGCAACCGCACGGACTACGCCTTCGACGAGCTGGGCCGCCCCCTGTCGGTCACCGCGCCCACCGTTCAGACCGAGTCGAACGGTTCCGCGCCGATCGCATCGCGCCCCACGACCTACACCGGCTACGACACCTTCGGCGCCGTGACCGAGTCCGTGGACGCGCTCGGCAACACCAACCGCACGACGTACGACAAGCTCGGCCGAGCGGTCACCAGCACCGCTCCGTCCTACACGCCTCCCGGTTCGGCCGAGCCCGTAACGCCGACGACGACCAACGCGTACGACCCGCTGGGCAATGTCGTGGAGTCCACCGACCCGCTGGGCCGCGTCACCAAGTTCACGTATGACCGCCAGAACCGCATGACGGTCAAGGACGTACCGGTCGGCACCGGTGACGACCGCGCGCAGTGGAAGTACACCTACACGCGCACCGGTCAGGCGCTCACGGTCACCGACCCGAACGGCGCGCGGGCCGAGACGACATACGACGACCTCGACCGCCCCGTTACCACCACCCAGATCGAACGCAAGCCCGTCCCCGGGGCCTTCACCACGCGCATCGAGTACGACGACGCGGGCAACGTGGTGAAGCAGACCGCACCCGGCGGCGGTATCAGCAACTTCACCTACGACTCGCTCGGGCAGATGACGCGGATGGTCGACCCGTCCGGTGTCGTCAGCCAGCTCGGCTACGACATGTCCGGTCGCACCGTGCGCGAGACCGACGGCCTCGGCCGCACCTCCGCCAAGCTGTACGACCGCCTCGGCCAGCTGATCGAGGACGCGGACCTGGACGCGACCGACCGCCAGCTGCGCAAGGTGCGTTACGGCTACGACAACGCCGGCAACCTCACCTCGTCGACAGACCCGCTGAACCGGGTCACGACCTTCGCGTACGACGCACTGAACCGGCTGACCGGTCAGACCGAACCGGTCTCGGCGACCAAGTCGATCACCACGTCCTTCGGCTACGACGCGCTGGGCAACCGCACGCGCTACACCGACGGCCGCGGCAACAAGACGATCTACACGGTCAACACCCTGGGCCTGTCCGAGTCGGTGATCGAGCCCTCAACCGCCCGGGACCCCTCGCTCGACGCCCGCACCTGGACGACGGCGTACGACAAACTCGGCCAGGCCGTGAAGCTGACGGCTCCGGGCGGTGTGGTCCGCGAGCGTGAGTACGGCAAGGCCGGCGAGCTGGTCCGCGAGACGGGTTCGGGTGCCGAGGTCGCGACCCCGGAGAAGACGTTCCGGTACGACTCGGCAGGGCGGCTCACCAAGGCATCGTCCCCGAAGGGCGACAACAGCTACGAGTACAACGACCGCGGTGCGCTGCTGAAGGCGGACGGCCCGTCCGGCAAGGCCGAGTACGAGTACAACAACGACGGACAGCTCGTTTCCCGCACCGACGCTTCGGGCACGGCGAGCTTCAGCTACGTCAAGCAGCAGCTGAAGACGGCGACGGACCCGCTCACCGGGGTCGCGCAGAGCTACGGCTACGACAACGCGGGTGCGATCAAGCAGGTCAACTACGCTGCGGGCCAGTCCCGTTCGTTCACCTACGACGATCTGGGCCGGCTCGACACCGACACGGTGAAGAACAGCGGTGGCGGCACCGTCGCCGCCACCGACTACGGCTACGACTCCGACGATCACATGACGTCGAAGACGACGGTCGGAACCAGCAAGGCCGGTGAGAACACCTACGGCTACGACGACGCCGGCCGCCTCACGTCCTGGACGGGCGACGGTCAGACGACGCAGTACGACTGGGACGACAGCGGCAACCGGGTCAAGAACGGCGCCAAGACGTCGACGTTCGACGAGCGCAACCGGCTGCTGTCCGACGGGGACTACACCTACGACCACACCCCCCGCGGCACGCTGTCGAGCCGCACCAGCTCGGGTCTGACGGAGAACTTCACCTTCGACGCCTTCGACCGCATGACCAAGGCGGGGGAGTCGGAGACGCAGTACACCTACGACTCTCTGGACCGGGTTGCGTCCCGCAACGGCACGGACTTCAGCTACGCGGGCCTTTCCCCGGACCCGGTGAAGGACAACTCCTCCACCTACGGCCGCGGCGCGGCGGACGAGCTCTTGTCGATCGCGGAGGGCACCGGCCCGGCGCAGCTGTCGGTCACCGACAAGCACGGCGACGTCGTCGGCGACATGTCCCCGACGAACGGCGCGGCCGCCTCACTCACCCGGTCGACGGCGTACGACCCCTTCGGCCAGACGCTGGGCACCGGCGACGTCACCGGCAACGCCGGCTACCAGGGCGACTACACCGACCCCGACACCGACCAGGTGAACATGGGCGCGCGCTGGTACGACCCGGGCACGGGAGCCTTCGACTCGCGCGACTCCTACACCTACGCCTCGGGCGCCTCGATCCTCGCCAACCGGTACACGTACGGCGCAGGTTCACCGATGGACTACACGGACCCGGACGGCCACTGGCCGAGCTGCGGCTGGTGCAAGAAGGCCGGCAACTGGGTCGCCAAGAAGGCCTCCCAGGGCGCGAGCTACGTCTACAAGGGCGCCCGTGCGGTCAAGAACGCCGTGGTCTACGCCGTCCGCCACCCGGGCGCGGCCCTGCGGAACACCCTCAACTTCGTCGGCAAGGCCGCGAGCTGGGCATACCGGAAGTCGGGCCTCAAGACGGTCGTCGACAATGTGGTGCGAGCGGCGAAATGGGTCGGCCAGAAGACGGGCTTCACCCAATGGGCCCGAGAAAAGGCTGCACAGGCCCGCAAGGCGGCCTACCAGGCCAAGGTCTACGTCACCCAGAAGGCCAAGGCGGCGGCGTCCTACGTCGCCAAGCACAACCCGATCCCGGAGATCGTCGCCGCGACGAAGCCGCTGCTGGCGGTCGCCAAGGCGATCGTCACCGCCGACCCGAACCTCCCGGCGATCCTGGTCAGCGCGACGCGGGACGTGATCGCGGACGTCGCGAAGGTGACGAACGCGATCCGCGACGCGGTGGTCGAGCAGGTCGGCAGTGTCGTGGAGACGGTCACCAACGCGGTGGACTGGGGCGCGGTCTGGGAGGGCGTGAAGACCGTCGGCAACGTGGTCGGCGAGGTCACGGGCTTCAACGACATCAAGAACTGCGTCACCAAGGGCGACATGGAGGCCTGCGCCTGGGCGGTCGCGACGGTGGCGGGCCTGGCACTCGGCGGCGCGGGCGCGGGCCTGGTCCGGGCGGCGAAGGCCGGCCGGATGATGTCGAAGGCGGCGAAGTACGCGGACGACATCGGCAAGGCCGCGAAGAAGCTCGAGGAGACGGCCGACAAGGTCGAGACGGCGGTGGGGTGCGTGAGCACGGCCGCGGACGTCGCCTCGTTGGCATCGGGCAACAGCTTCACCGCCGGCACCAAGGTGGTGATGGCCGACGGCACCCGTAAACCGATCGAGGAGATCAAGCCCGGGGAGTCGGTTCTCGCGACGGACCCGACGACGGGGGAGACCTCGAAGCAAGAGGTCACGGACACGATCAAGGGCAAGGGCCTCAAGAAGCTCGTCAAGCTCACCGTCGACACCGACGGCGAGAAGGGCGAGGCGACGGACACGATCACGGCCACGGCAGGCCACCCGTTCTGGGTCCCGTCCCTGAAGAAGTGGCTCAAGGCCGGCGAACTCAAGCCGGGCCAGTGGCTCCAGACGGGCGCGGGCTCGTGGGTCCAGGTGGACGCGGTCCAGGCGTGGACGCAGCAGGCGGCGGTCTACAACCTGACGGTTGATACGGCGCACACGTACTACGTGGCGGCGGGCGATGCGCCGGTCCTGGTTCACAATTGCGGCTGGAGCGAACTCGCGTCTTATCGAGCGCGTGAAGGAATGCCTGCTCGTGGTAGTGCAGACGACACGTTCACGGCGGCCCGCCTGCAGATCGACGGACAGGTCTTCTTCGGAAGGAATGCGCATGGTCGGCCGGTCGGCATCCGCGTGAATGCTCAGACGAAGACGCACGCTGAAGCAGACGTTTTCCAGCAGGCGAAGGATGCTGGGGCGACTGGCGCTAGAGCCGTTCTTCATGTGGATCGCGACTTCTGCCGATCGTGTGGTGCGACAGGTGGAGTCGGGTCGCTGATGCGTGGTCTAGGTGTCGATGAGTTGCTGGTACATTCACCTTCCGGGATCTTTACGATCAACGCAGTGCGAAGACCATCCACACCAAGGCCGTTGGGGTAG